The genomic region cctccacctctgcatcaccatccccctcaagATTACAAATCACCGACGACCCACAGCTCCCATACCCCGAGTCCCTATCACTCAGAAGCCGCCCctgccccttccccacccGAAGCCTATCCCCAGTACTAACATCCCGCTCATACGCCCCGCTAACCATCCCATCCAATTTCATCtcttttcccctctccctaTCAGCACAATCCGCCAGGGCCATCGCCCACGCTGGCGTCTCGCTGATCGCAGACCCTGGCTCTGCCCTTGCTGAACCGGCCACAGCTGAGTCGATATACCAAGAATAGGAGCGGAGAGAATGTTCTACTAAATCTGCCATTGAGGCTAGACAAACAGACGCCAGGCCGGGAATAGTGGCGGTAATTTCGGAGAGGGTGGAATGTAAAGGGATGATGTACCCGTCGCCGGTGAAGTCTGTCGAGACGAGGTGGCCGTAGACGGTTTTGGAGATGGGGTTTATCACCCAGGCGCCCGAGTCGCCGTTGTCAACTTGCTGAAGTTCAGTTATACTGACACAAGATGGGGAAAAACCGAAAAAGGGGCTTACCTTGGTAGGTCTCGTCTAGTGTTAGAGTGTAAGCTTGTACAAATCCGTGGTCGGGGGACAGCATCAGGCCTGCGGGGAAGTGTGATAGAGACCCGTGTTTTACTCCTGTCTGGCTGAGGAGTTCGACTTCTATGGAGGCCGTGTCTGGGAAGGTGGATGGTTCGGCAAGGGCGAGCTCGTCGGCTCGGGCTTTGAAGTGAGAGCGGGCCGATGattggaggcggaggttgggtttgaggttggATTTGGTGATTTCGAAGAGGGCCCAGTCGCGGGGTGGGATTTTGAGGTCTGAGCTACAGGTGTTAATGGGCAAAGAAGGGTGGATGAGCTGTCCAAGGAGCGGCTTTTGCGGTTggggctgctgggggggttcTTCTTCCGTCTCGTCTCCTTCCGAGTCCGagccgtcatcatcatccagcaAACCTTCCAGAGCATGCGCAGCGGTCATCCCCACAATTTGAACCTCCCCGTCGTGATTCGTCAGTTTGACCAGTCCCCCGATAGTAGACGCAACAGATTTGCCCCCCGCCGTCCCAAGCCGTATCCCCTCCCCACACCAAGTCGGCAGCCCCTTATCGCTCACGCTCAGAGCtgaccccccctcccaagtcacctccaccatctgtAAAaacctcttcttcgccgcctcccccacaaTCACCACCTCAAAGTTCGTCACGAACCCATCACCAGGGCAATAcagctccctcaccccccgctccctcatcaccccctccaacccggCAGTCTGATCAGTCGACACGAAAATCACAATCGACGGCCTGGCTGTCTCTGCCGTTTtgcccaccatcatcaacctcatcgtcaggaccacctcctccccgtcccttttctttctcctcatcccacTAGGCAGCAAGGAAGACCACTTTTGGGAGCCGGCGACAT from Podospora bellae-mahoneyi strain CBS 112042 chromosome 4, whole genome shotgun sequence harbors:
- a CDS encoding hypothetical protein (EggNog:ENOG503PD84); its protein translation is MSRNPVPIQPAPGHQPSPIHIASRHEISPNSLYQPIACPPPRTKKRHHSHHCPRQRPRRHNPDYSSDSDSEKLELEPEDQQLPDSGYGTQSSLQSVDSLDSHPPKSLLSALLNNKPSKPSDIKSSPLPGRDDILIFRGTGMEPSFQAVSRFREIMPEIQRVLQKHVAGSQKWSSLLPSGMRRKKRDGEEVVLTMRLMMVGKTAETARPSIVIFVSTDQTAGLEGVMRERGVRELYCPGDGFVTNFEVVIVGEAAKKRFLQMVEVTWEGGSALSVSDKGLPTWCGEGIRLGTAGGKSVASTIGGLVKLTNHDGEVQIVGMTAAHALEGLLDDDDGSDSEGDETEEEPPQQPQPQKPLLGQLIHPSLPINTCSSDLKIPPRDWALFEITKSNLKPNLRLQSSARSHFKARADELALAEPSTFPDTASIEVELLSQTGVKHGSLSHFPAGLMLSPDHGFVQAYTLTLDETYQVDNGDSGAWVINPISKTVYGHLVSTDFTGDGYIIPLHSTLSEITATIPGLASVCLASMADLVEHSLRSYSWYIDSAVAGSARAEPGSAISETPAWAMALADCADRERGKEMKLDGMVSGAYERDVSTGDRLRVGKGQGRLLSDRDSGYGSCGSSVICNLEGDGDAEVEGGMADFRGW